One window of the Diospyros lotus cultivar Yz01 chromosome 12, ASM1463336v1, whole genome shotgun sequence genome contains the following:
- the LOC127787043 gene encoding putative gamma-glutamylcyclotransferase At3g02910 encodes MAERDEAKQKQTLIFTYGTLKQGFANHGLMQDLISSNDAAFLGRYATVDPLPLVCGPQSVPFLLNLPGSGSHRVRGELYSVSDAGLVRLDHLEGISLGHYECLPVQLLPDGAEAVGVAAEAYYAHRSFAKMLWLRAGQVGFSEYSEKESAGYVKKELRSKDRSFLEEIRLFVSASSSSSSM; translated from the coding sequence ATGGCGGAGAGAGACGAAGCCAAGCAGAAGCAAACCCTAATCTTCACGTACGGAACGCTGAAGCAGGGCTTTGCCAACCACGGCCTAATGCAGGACCTGATCTCCTCGAACGATGCTGCCTTCCTCGGCCGCTACGCCACCGTCGACCCCCTCCCCCTTGTTTGCGGCCCGCAAAGCGTGCCCTTCCTCCTCAATCTCCCCGGATCGGGGAGCCACCGGGTCCGCGGCGAGCTCTACTCCGTCTCCGACGCCGGCCTGGTCCGCCTAGACCACCTCGAGGGCATCTCCCTAGGCCATTACGAGTGCCTCCCCGTTCAGCTCCTCCCCGATGGCGCGGAGGCAGTCGGGGTGGCGGCGGAGGCCTACTACGCTCACAGGAGCTTCGCGAAAATGCTGTGGCTGAGGGCGGGCCAGGTCGGGTTCAGCGAGTATTCGGAGAAGGAGAGCGCCGGGTACGTGAAGAAAGAGCTGAGGTCCAAGGATAGGAGTTTTCTGGAGGAGATTCGACTGTTCGTTTCtgcttcgtcttcgtcttcctCGATGTGA